CGTTGTTGTCATCCACGCGGAGCGCCAGTTCAAAGCCTTCCAGGGTGACTTTTCGCGGCCAGGCCTTTTTGGTCCGCTGGTACAGATCCCAGTCGAGCTGGGCTGTAGCGCGCCGGACCTCCCCCACTTTTACGGGGGTCGGAACATCGGCAACCACGAAGAGGCTGGTGTCCCGGAGTGTCAGGGTGCCGTTGAGGGTGCCATCGACCCGGGTAGGGACCACTTCGCCGCCAGACTGCTCGATGACAAAGGCGACCAGGTCGACTTCCGCTTTCCGCCAGAGGAGCAGGATCGCGCCAATGACGCCAAGCACGAGCAGCAATACCAGGGCGATTTTGCGGAAGCGCGGCATACATCACGAGGATACCCCCAACCCCGTTGCCCCGTCCCCGCCGGAGCCCTACACTGGAGCGGTTTCATCTCACCTGTTCCAGCCCGGGAGTCCCCGCCGATGCCTGTCCAGACCCTACTGCTCAATGCGCCATCGCCCAGCAGCCTCGCTGATTCCGCAGGAATCGCCAGGATGCAGGCGGAGACTGGCTCGTATCTCGAGCTTGCCACGTTGCTGGGGCTCCGTCCGGACCTGTATGACGCGATCGGGAAGGGTTACGACGCCTTCTTCCGGAATCCGGCATCGGAACTCTCTGAAGAGGAGCGCGAACTCTCGGCGCTCCTGACCGCGCTACTGTGCCATTCGCCCTACCCGGCGCGCCTGCATCGGGCGCGCATTCAGCAGCTCAATGTGTCAGCGGCGGTGCTGGAAGCGGTCGAGACCTTCGAACTGAATTCGCAGGACCTGAGCCACCGTCAGCGGGCCTACCTGAACTTTGTCCGGAAGGTGGCGGCGTTCCCGCACACCATTGTGGACAAGGACATCATTTATCTGGAGCAGAACGGCTTCACGCAGTCGGCCATGCTTGAACTGGCGTCACTTGCGTCCTACGTCACCATGCTGGGTCGATTGTCGGATGCCCTGAACGTCGGACTCTAGTCGTCCTCCGGACGCGGGGCGCGTCCGGGTCCCACCGACCGGGGGTCGGGGGACCGGGCGAGCAGGGCTCGCCCCTCCGGCGTTCGGTCCCCCCCATTTGTGGGCGAGCGCGCAGCGACCGGGGGCCTCCCGTATCATCACCACATGAAGCACTCCCCCGAGTTCGAAGCGCTCTGCGCCGAAGCCCGCGCTCAGGTTAAGGAAACCTCCATTGAAGAGGTCGCCAGCCGCCTCCAGCAGGGCGAAACACTCGCCCTCATCGATGTCCGGGAAGAGAGCGAGTTTGCCGCCGGTCATATCCCCGGTGCGGAGCATCTCGGACGGGGCATCATTGAGCGTGACATTCTTGGAGCCCACCCTGACAAAAACGAGGAGCTGATCCTCTATTGCGGCGGGGGGTACCGCTCCGCGCTGGCCGCGGTGAACCTGCAAAAAATGGGCTACACCAAGGTCCGGAGCATGTGGGGCGGGATGCGGGGCTGGCGCGAGGCGGGGCATCCAGAGGGCACCTAAGCCGCACCATCGTTCAGGAAACCAGCCCCCCCCCAATCGCGACATCTGGCGATACACTCAGTAGCAGTACCGTCCCGCAATCTGCCGGGATGGTGACCTTTGCCTGTCGGGGATGGACCCGTGCGCCGATACCTCGCTCTGCAGATCGCAGCCCTCATCTTTTTGAGCGCCTTTTTCGGCTTTAAAGCGTCGCAGGTGATGGCAGCCGCCGACTGGCCGACCCAGCTCGCCCAGTTGCCAGGGGGCAAGTCGGTGGTCCAGGCCAAGGCCCCGACCAAGTCCGATTTGCGGACCTTTGAAGCGATCCTGAACCTCCTGACGACGGACTATCTGGAGCCGGTCGAAGACCGCAGCAAGCTGATGGAAGGCGCGATTCAGGGGAGCGTGGCGGCGCTGGGGGATCGGTACAGCCGGTATATCCCCAAGGTCCACAACACAGCGCTGACCGAGGAAATCCAGGGGTTTTACGGTGGGATCGGGGTCCTGATCGAACAAAAGGGCGGCCACACGCTTGCGGCGACTGTCTTCCCCGAACAACCAGCAGCGGTGGCGGGGATGGAAGTCGGGGACATCATCCTGGAGGTCGATGGCGAGGATGTGTCGGATAGGTATGTCACGGACATCGTGGCGAAGATCAAAGGCCCGGTAGACACTGAAGTGGTGCTGAAAATCTACCGACCAGCGCTGGAAGATGTCCGGGATCTGACCATCACCCGCAAGCAGGTGAAGTACCCCTCGGTGTGGGAAAAGAAGATGCTGCCGGAGCAGCGGGGCGTGGGGTACATCAAGCTGATCCAGTTCAACGAGGAGTCGGGCTCGGACTTCATCGAGGCGGTCAACGAGCTCAAAGGCGAAGGCATGACCCGACTGGTGCTGGACCTGCGGCAGAACACTGGCGGGACCTTCACCGATGCCTTCGAGATCGCCGATGCCCTGGTGAAGAGTGGTCCGCTGGTCTACACCGAGACCCGCAATGGTCAGCGACGTCCGTTTGAGAGCCGGGATGGCGGACTGGGTCTCGACATCCCCCTGGCGATCCTGACCGATGGCTATTCCGCCTCTGCCTCGGAGATCGTCGCTGGAGCGGTCCAGGACACCCGCAGCGGGATCCTGGTCGGCACGAAGACCTTCGGGAAAGGGGTCGTGCAGAGTGTG
The bacterium genome window above contains:
- a CDS encoding Sulfurtransferase, whose translation is MKHSPEFEALCAEARAQVKETSIEEVASRLQQGETLALIDVREESEFAAGHIPGAEHLGRGIIERDILGAHPDKNEELILYCGGGYRSALAAVNLQKMGYTKVRSMWGGMRGWREAGHPEGT